One Pseudoalteromonas rubra genomic window, CCAGCAAGCAGGCCGATGCACGTTCGCAAATGACCGGCCGCATAGTGGACAGCTATACCAATATCACTACAGTTAAACTGTTCTCGTATAACAAACGGGAAGAAACTTATGCCCGTGACAGCATGAATTTGTTTATTGAACCCGTCTATGCCCAAATGCGACTGGCAACGCAACTGAATGTCAGCATACAAACACTGAACTTCTTACTGGTCTTTAGTGTTGCGGCCGGCTCGCTCTACCTGTGGTCACTCAGTGCGATCAGCAGCGGCGCCATCGCGATTACCATTGCCCTGGCATTGCGCCTGAACGGTATGTCCCAGTGGATCATGTGGGAAGTATCCAGCCTGTTCGAAAACATCGGTACCGTCATCGACGGTAAAAATACTTTATCCAAACCACTGGATGTCCAGGATCAGCCCAATGCCCCGGCCTTAAGCGTAACTCAGGGCGAAATCCTATTTAACGACCTGCACTTTGCCTACAAACGCCAGCAGCAATCGGAGCAGCATACCGTTATTCAGGGGCTAAGCTTGAAGATTGCACCGGGCGAAAAAATCGGCATTGTGGGCCGCTCGGGAGCAGGAAAATCGACTTTGGTAAACTTACTACTGCGCTTTTACGACGTTCAGCAAGGCACCATCAAAATAGACGGACAAGACATTTCGCAGGTCGACCAGGAAAGCCTGCGCGCGCACATAGCGATGGTGACACAGGATACTGCACTGTTACATCGGAGTGTGCGGGACAATGTACTGTATGGCCGCCCCGATGCCAGTGAAGAAGACTTACTCAAAGCCATCGACAAAGCCGAAGCGAGTGAATTCATAAAATCGCTTGAAGACAACGAGGGTAACACGGGGCTTGATGCTCAGGTCGGTGAGCGCGGTGTTAAACTCTCGGGGGGACAACGCCAGCGCATTGCCATTGCCAGAGTACTACTTAAAAACGCCCCGATTCTCATTCTGGACGAAGCAACTGCGGCTCTAGACTCCGAAGTAGAAGCGGCAATTCAGGGTAGTTTAGACAGTCTGATGACGGGCAAAACCGTGATTGCAATTGCACATCGCCTGTCAACCATTGCACAAATGGACCGACTGATAGTGATGGATCAAGGCCAAATTGTTGAACAAGGTACACATGATGAGCTGCTCTCACAGAATGGCATTTACGCCAAGCTGTGGGCACATCAAACCGGGGGTTTTATTGGCGTTGAATAAACAACAGCCTGGTGGCTCAGGTCGGTTGTTGCGTGACATATTTTATGCCACCACAAAACAACTGACAGGCCTGATCGACAAAAGCATCCAGATCCGCTTCAGCCAGGGGCGCCTGCCAGCGGATCGCCTGATCCCAAAACGTCAGCCGCTTTAATGCGCCCCAAAAAAAAGCAGCCGCAAAAGGCGCTGAGAAAGTACCAAGACAACCTGCCCTCGAGGCCTCTTCAAACCACAGACTCATGGCTGCTTCACATTGACTGAACTTACTATTGAGTCTGTCTGCCTGTGCCTGGCAACGCATAGACTCGATCATCACTATGCGGGATAGCTTGATGTAGTCTTTATCCGACAGTAAAGACACGGCACTGTCAGCCAGGTGTCTTAGTTGCACTTCAAAATCATAGTTAGGGATAAACTGAATGGTCGTAATAGGTTGTATTCTTTCAATTAGCGAAATAACCACGGCATCAAATAGGGCTTCTTTCGTTGCGTAATGCTTATATAAAGTGCGTTTGGATACCCCGGCAGCACTGCATATCGCTTCCATTGTGGTCGCCTGTAGACCCCGTTGTGCAAATTCTTCTACCGCTGC contains:
- a CDS encoding TetR/AcrR family transcriptional regulator; protein product: MTQLTEKQQAILSAAVEEFAQRGLQATTMEAICSAAGVSKRTLYKHYATKEALFDAVVISLIERIQPITTIQFIPNYDFEVQLRHLADSAVSLLSDKDYIKLSRIVMIESMRCQAQADRLNSKFSQCEAAMSLWFEEASRAGCLGTFSAPFAAAFFWGALKRLTFWDQAIRWQAPLAEADLDAFVDQACQLFCGGIKYVTQQPT
- a CDS encoding ABC transporter ATP-binding protein; the encoded protein is MLKLFERFTVPFPSRPATQPPQGLLAFCRFYTKGMELPLLLMSLSAAILATLEVMLFGFMGTLVDWMQTYPPAELFEVKRQELTMMAAITLIGLPCLVFFHSAILHQSLLGNYPMAIRWLAHRYLLKQSVSFYQDEFAGRIATKVMQTALAIREAVMKLLDVLVYVVVYFGAMLALVSDSDMRMMIPLLIWLALYIGMQFYFVPRLKQVASKQADARSQMTGRIVDSYTNITTVKLFSYNKREETYARDSMNLFIEPVYAQMRLATQLNVSIQTLNFLLVFSVAAGSLYLWSLSAISSGAIAITIALALRLNGMSQWIMWEVSSLFENIGTVIDGKNTLSKPLDVQDQPNAPALSVTQGEILFNDLHFAYKRQQQSEQHTVIQGLSLKIAPGEKIGIVGRSGAGKSTLVNLLLRFYDVQQGTIKIDGQDISQVDQESLRAHIAMVTQDTALLHRSVRDNVLYGRPDASEEDLLKAIDKAEASEFIKSLEDNEGNTGLDAQVGERGVKLSGGQRQRIAIARVLLKNAPILILDEATAALDSEVEAAIQGSLDSLMTGKTVIAIAHRLSTIAQMDRLIVMDQGQIVEQGTHDELLSQNGIYAKLWAHQTGGFIGVE